One window from the genome of Deltaproteobacteria bacterium encodes:
- a CDS encoding GNAT family N-acetyltransferase has product MESAAKETAVLRAGGPGDAEFVADLARTAFSAYGEYDRVLPHWLGTRGVATVVAEKEGAPAGFAMVGMRPGLYLGRADAELLALAVAMNARRRGIGRALVREAIAIAERWRVRGIRLHTAETNRVAQRLFAAEGFLAEASREGFYPNGQGAVAMRRPVDRRRRPRR; this is encoded by the coding sequence GTGGAGTCCGCCGCGAAGGAGACGGCCGTGCTGCGAGCAGGTGGCCCCGGGGACGCCGAGTTCGTGGCGGATCTCGCGCGGACGGCGTTCAGCGCGTACGGGGAGTATGACCGCGTGCTGCCGCACTGGCTCGGGACGCGTGGCGTCGCGACCGTCGTGGCGGAGAAGGAGGGCGCCCCGGCGGGGTTCGCGATGGTCGGCATGCGGCCGGGCCTGTACCTGGGCCGGGCGGACGCCGAGCTCCTGGCGCTCGCGGTGGCCATGAATGCTCGGCGGCGCGGGATCGGGCGGGCGCTCGTGCGCGAGGCGATCGCGATCGCCGAGCGCTGGCGGGTGCGCGGCATCCGCCTGCACACCGCCGAGACGAACCGCGTGGCACAGCGGCTGTTCGCCGCCGAGGGGTTCCTCGCCGAGGCCAGCCGTGAGGGCTTCTATCCGAACGGCCAGGGCGCCGTCGCCATGCGCCGGCCGGTGGACCGGCGGCGCCGCCCGCGGCGCTGA
- the kdsB gene encoding 3-deoxy-manno-octulosonate cytidylyltransferase, with protein sequence MDARAVAVIPARYQSSRLPGKALALIGGRPMICHVAERTRRARGLGRVIVATDDPRIRDAVLPTGVEVAMTRPDHPTGTDRLAEVAARLEADVVLNVQGDLPFVEPAMVERLVARLATDAALPMVTLAMPIRDEAEWRSPHVVKVVADVDGRALYFSRSPIPHDRDGARSAGEPFGLRHVGMYAFRRDVLLRLAALRPSPLERREQLEQLRALEHGVAIGLVEWQQAEPLIEVDTQADLERARAMVDGGGR encoded by the coding sequence ATGGACGCGCGCGCCGTGGCCGTCATCCCAGCCCGCTATCAGTCGAGCCGCCTGCCGGGAAAGGCGCTGGCGCTGATCGGCGGGCGGCCCATGATCTGCCACGTCGCCGAGCGCACGCGGCGCGCGCGCGGCCTCGGGCGGGTCATCGTCGCGACGGACGACCCCCGCATCCGCGACGCCGTGCTGCCGACCGGGGTGGAGGTGGCGATGACGCGGCCCGACCACCCGACGGGGACCGACCGGCTCGCCGAGGTCGCCGCGCGTCTGGAGGCCGACGTCGTGCTGAACGTGCAGGGCGACCTGCCCTTCGTCGAGCCGGCCATGGTGGAGCGCCTGGTCGCCCGCCTCGCCACGGATGCCGCCCTCCCCATGGTGACGCTCGCCATGCCGATCCGCGACGAGGCCGAGTGGCGGTCGCCGCACGTGGTGAAGGTGGTCGCGGACGTCGACGGCCGGGCGCTCTACTTCTCCCGGAGCCCGATCCCGCACGATCGCGACGGCGCGCGGTCCGCGGGGGAGCCGTTCGGGCTCAGGCACGTCGGCATGTACGCCTTCCGGCGCGACGTGCTCCTCCGCCTGGCGGCGCTGCGGCCCTCGCCGCTCGAGCGCCGGGAGCAGCTCGAGCAGCTCCGTGCGCTCGAGCACGGGGTTGCGATCGGGCTGGTCGAGTGGCAGCAAGCGGAGCCGCTCATCGAGGTCGACACCCAGGCGGACCTCGAGCGGGCGCGAGCCATGGTGGACGGGGGCGGACGATGA
- a CDS encoding CTP synthase: MTKQNGSKTKFIFVTGGVVSSLGKGVASASMGALLEARGLKVTLVKMDPYINVDPGTMSPFQHGEVFVTDDGAETDLDLGHYERYVSTRMGRRNNLTTGQVYDTVISKERRGDYLGGTVQVIPHITDEIKRRLREAAEGANVCICEVGGTVGDIESLPFIEAIRQFGWEVGRQNALYVHLTLVPFISTAGELKTKPTQHSVKELTGLGIQPDLLLCRAAQPLEKKVKAKIALFCNVDESSVISAPDAPTIYELPLLFHADGLDERIVEKLNIFTGSPNLARWRRIVAAIKNPKDTVRIAMVGKYVDLTDSYKSLNEALAHGGIANECRVEVTYVDSEKIEQDGLPESVRDADAILVPMGFGPRGTEGKITAVRWAREQKIPFLGICFGMQMAVIEFARHVCGLERANSTEVDPTTPHPVIDLMTTQRGLTQKGGTMRLGAYPCDLLEGSLARKVYNRRKVSERHRHRYEFNNACRERLEAGGLVLSGLSPDGGLVEMIELRDHPWFIGSQFHPELKSRPMDCHPLFKGFIRAALQHRAQRREAPLLGGLKVVKR, translated from the coding sequence ATGACGAAACAGAACGGCTCGAAGACCAAGTTCATCTTCGTCACCGGCGGCGTCGTGTCCTCGCTCGGCAAGGGCGTGGCCTCGGCGTCGATGGGGGCGCTCCTCGAGGCGCGCGGCCTCAAGGTGACGCTCGTCAAGATGGACCCGTACATCAACGTCGACCCCGGGACGATGAGCCCCTTCCAGCACGGCGAGGTGTTCGTCACCGACGACGGCGCCGAGACCGACCTCGATCTCGGCCACTACGAGCGCTACGTCTCGACCCGGATGGGCCGGCGCAACAACCTCACCACCGGCCAGGTCTACGACACCGTGATCTCGAAGGAGCGACGCGGCGACTACCTGGGCGGCACGGTGCAGGTGATCCCGCACATCACCGACGAGATCAAGCGCCGCCTCCGCGAGGCGGCCGAGGGCGCCAACGTCTGCATCTGCGAGGTGGGCGGGACCGTGGGCGACATCGAGAGCCTGCCCTTCATCGAGGCCATCCGCCAGTTCGGCTGGGAGGTCGGCCGCCAGAACGCGCTCTACGTGCACCTGACGCTCGTGCCCTTCATCTCGACCGCCGGCGAGCTCAAGACCAAGCCCACGCAGCACAGCGTGAAGGAGCTCACCGGGCTCGGCATCCAGCCCGACCTCCTCCTCTGCCGCGCCGCGCAGCCGCTCGAGAAGAAGGTGAAGGCCAAGATCGCGCTCTTCTGCAACGTGGACGAGTCGAGCGTCATCAGCGCGCCGGACGCGCCGACCATCTACGAGCTGCCGCTCCTCTTCCACGCCGACGGCCTCGACGAGCGCATCGTCGAGAAGCTCAACATCTTCACCGGCTCGCCCAACCTGGCCCGCTGGCGGCGCATCGTGGCGGCCATCAAGAACCCGAAGGACACGGTGCGCATCGCGATGGTCGGCAAGTACGTCGACCTGACCGACTCCTACAAGAGCCTCAACGAGGCGCTCGCGCACGGCGGCATCGCCAACGAGTGCCGGGTGGAGGTCACCTACGTCGACTCGGAGAAGATCGAGCAGGACGGGCTCCCGGAGAGCGTGCGGGACGCCGACGCGATCCTCGTGCCGATGGGTTTCGGCCCACGGGGCACCGAGGGCAAGATCACGGCGGTCCGTTGGGCGCGCGAGCAGAAGATCCCCTTCCTCGGCATCTGCTTCGGGATGCAGATGGCGGTCATCGAGTTCGCGCGCCACGTGTGCGGCCTCGAGCGCGCCAACTCGACCGAGGTGGACCCGACCACGCCGCACCCGGTGATCGACCTCATGACGACGCAGCGCGGCCTCACCCAGAAGGGCGGCACGATGCGGCTCGGCGCCTATCCGTGCGACCTGCTCGAGGGCTCGCTCGCGCGCAAGGTCTACAACCGCAGGAAGGTCTCCGAGCGCCACCGCCACCGCTACGAGTTCAACAACGCCTGTCGGGAGCGGCTCGAGGCGGGCGGGCTCGTGCTCTCGGGCCTCTCGCCCGACGGCGGGCTGGTCGAGATGATCGAGCTCCGCGACCACCCCTGGTTCATCGGGAGCCAGTTCCATCCCGAGCTGAAGTCGCGGCCCATGGACTGCCATCCGCTCTTCAAGGGGTTCATCCGCGCCGCGCTCCAGCACCGCGCGCAGCGCCGCGAGGCGCCGCTCCTCGGCGGCCTCAAGGTGGTGAAGCGCTAG
- a CDS encoding 3-deoxy-8-phosphooctulonate synthase yields the protein MATRRVRAGTVEIGGGAPLALIAGPCVIESREAALRHAERLADVAARAGLPLVYKSSFDKANRTSLASFRGVGLDEGLAILAEVRRTTGLPVLTDVHEEAQITAVAAVVDVLQTPAFLCRQTDFIVAVAAAGRPVNLKKGQFLSPWEMEQVVAKARSTGNHDLLVCERGFTFGYNNLVADFRALPVLAETGCPVVFDATHSVQQPGGLGTASGGDRRFVAPLARAAVAAGVDAVFMEVHEDPGRALSDGATSVALAQLPALLAELAAIDRAVRAVRARHQ from the coding sequence GTGGCGACACGGCGGGTCCGCGCCGGCACGGTCGAGATCGGGGGCGGGGCGCCGCTCGCGCTGATCGCCGGTCCCTGCGTCATCGAGTCGCGCGAGGCGGCGCTGCGCCACGCCGAGCGTCTCGCCGACGTCGCCGCCCGCGCCGGCCTGCCCCTCGTCTACAAGTCGTCCTTCGACAAGGCCAACCGGACCTCGCTCGCGTCGTTCCGCGGCGTCGGCCTCGACGAGGGCCTCGCCATCCTCGCCGAGGTGCGGCGGACGACCGGCCTCCCGGTCCTGACCGACGTGCACGAGGAGGCGCAGATCACCGCCGTCGCGGCGGTGGTCGACGTGCTCCAGACGCCCGCTTTCCTCTGCCGGCAGACCGACTTCATCGTCGCCGTCGCGGCCGCGGGCCGGCCGGTCAACCTGAAGAAGGGCCAGTTCCTCTCGCCCTGGGAGATGGAGCAGGTCGTCGCCAAGGCCCGCTCGACGGGCAACCACGACCTGCTCGTATGCGAGCGCGGCTTCACCTTCGGCTACAACAACCTGGTGGCCGACTTCCGCGCGCTCCCCGTGCTCGCCGAGACCGGCTGCCCGGTGGTGTTCGACGCCACCCACAGCGTGCAGCAGCCGGGCGGGCTGGGCACGGCGTCGGGCGGCGACCGGCGCTTCGTCGCGCCGCTGGCGCGCGCGGCGGTCGCAGCCGGCGTCGACGCGGTCTTCATGGAGGTCCACGAGGACCCCGGCCGCGCGCTCTCCGACGGCGCCACGAGCGTGGCGCTCGCCCAGCTGCCGGCGCTGCTCGCCGAGCTCGCGGCCATCGACCGCGCCGTGCGGGCGGTACGAGCACGACATCAATGA
- a CDS encoding KpsF/GutQ family sugar-phosphate isomerase — MTGERLDRARRVLDVEAHALTAVRDRLDARFTRALDLLLACRGKVIVTGVGKSGIVCRKIAATLASTGTPAFFLHAGEGGHGDVGTLVRGDVLLAVSNSGESEEVLRLLPVARRFGIPLVAISGDPDSTLARQADVALDVSVPVEACPLGLAPTASTTAAMALGDALALALLEERGFSAEDFALLHPGGALGRRLTRVEDLMHRGDAVPLVAEDTAFKETLVEITSKRLGVTGVLGAAGELCGVITDGDLRRALERTDDPRGLRARDLMTASPKTIAGTALAAEAVAIMERLAITSLFILADGSRRPAGVIHLHDLLRAGIV; from the coding sequence ATGACCGGCGAGCGGCTCGACCGCGCGCGGCGCGTCCTCGACGTCGAGGCGCACGCGCTCACCGCCGTCCGGGACCGCCTCGACGCGCGCTTCACGCGCGCGCTCGACCTCCTCCTCGCGTGCCGCGGCAAGGTGATCGTCACGGGCGTCGGCAAGTCGGGCATCGTCTGCCGCAAGATCGCCGCGACGCTCGCCTCGACCGGCACGCCCGCCTTCTTCCTGCACGCCGGTGAGGGCGGCCACGGCGACGTCGGCACGCTCGTCCGGGGCGACGTCCTCCTCGCGGTCTCGAACAGCGGGGAGAGCGAGGAGGTGCTGCGGCTGCTTCCCGTCGCTCGCCGCTTCGGCATCCCGCTGGTGGCGATCTCGGGCGACCCCGACTCCACGCTCGCGCGTCAGGCCGACGTGGCGCTCGACGTGAGCGTCCCGGTGGAGGCCTGCCCGCTCGGGCTCGCGCCCACCGCCAGCACGACCGCGGCCATGGCGCTCGGCGACGCGCTGGCGCTTGCCCTCCTCGAGGAGCGCGGCTTCTCGGCCGAGGACTTCGCTCTGCTGCATCCGGGCGGCGCGCTCGGGCGGCGTCTCACGCGCGTCGAGGACCTGATGCACCGGGGCGACGCCGTGCCGCTCGTCGCCGAGGACACGGCCTTCAAGGAGACGCTCGTCGAGATCACCTCGAAGCGCCTCGGCGTGACCGGCGTGCTCGGCGCCGCGGGCGAGCTCTGCGGCGTCATCACCGACGGTGACCTGCGCCGGGCCCTCGAGCGCACGGATGACCCACGCGGCTTGAGAGCCCGCGACCTCATGACGGCATCTCCCAAAACGATCGCTGGCACGGCGCTCGCGGCCGAGGCCGTGGCCATCATGGAGCGGCTCGCGATCACCTCGCTCTTCATCCTCGCCGACGGCTCGCGGCGGCCCGCGGGCGTGATCCACCTGCACGACCTGCTGCGCGCCGGCATCGTCTGA
- a CDS encoding lipid A biosynthesis acyltransferase: MARRSLWRRLRRATRGPRNALLARAIHVGGRVIGGLPTFLGLGIGRALGSAAYLVLAGPRRLALEHLGIAFPDLDAGGRRRLARSTFRHAGESFAELALWPRLAERPEYVVVEGAATLDAALGAGKGCIAVAGHVGNWEVLAAAIAHRGYPLTVVARRVHEERFHHLIARFRIGAGIETLLREDPRFWHALRDALRRGRIVALLIDQDTRGAGVFVPFFGRPAHTPPGAALLALRARAPVITAFIQRRPGGGHLVRMAAVPLGEGNGRGRVTELTACFTAAIEAQIRRAPAEWVWWHERWRQQPA, from the coding sequence ATGGCCCGCCGCTCGCTCTGGCGCCGGCTGCGTCGCGCGACGCGGGGCCCGCGCAATGCGCTGCTCGCGCGCGCGATTCACGTGGGCGGTCGCGTGATCGGCGGCCTGCCGACCTTCCTGGGGCTGGGCATCGGCCGCGCGCTCGGCAGCGCGGCGTACCTCGTCCTGGCCGGGCCGCGGCGGCTCGCGCTCGAGCACCTCGGCATCGCGTTCCCCGACCTGGACGCCGGCGGGCGCCGGCGACTCGCCCGGTCGACGTTCCGCCACGCCGGCGAATCCTTCGCCGAGCTCGCCCTGTGGCCACGGCTCGCCGAGCGGCCCGAATACGTGGTGGTCGAAGGCGCGGCCACGCTGGACGCCGCCCTCGGTGCGGGGAAGGGCTGCATCGCCGTGGCCGGCCACGTCGGCAACTGGGAGGTCCTCGCGGCGGCGATCGCGCATCGCGGCTATCCCCTCACGGTGGTTGCCAGGCGCGTGCACGAGGAGCGCTTCCATCATCTGATCGCTCGCTTCCGGATCGGCGCGGGCATCGAGACCCTCCTCCGCGAGGATCCGCGCTTCTGGCACGCGCTCCGCGACGCGCTTCGGCGCGGGCGCATCGTGGCGCTGCTCATCGATCAGGACACGCGCGGCGCGGGCGTCTTCGTGCCGTTCTTCGGGCGGCCCGCGCACACGCCTCCCGGGGCGGCACTCCTCGCGCTGCGTGCCCGCGCGCCCGTGATCACGGCCTTCATCCAGCGGCGGCCGGGAGGCGGACACCTGGTCCGCATGGCGGCAGTGCCGCTCGGGGAGGGGAACGGGCGCGGGCGCGTGACGGAGCTCACCGCATGCTTCACGGCGGCCATCGAGGCGCAGATCCGGCGCGCACCGGCGGAGTGGGTGTGGTGGCACGAGCGGTGGCGCCAGCAGCCGGCGTGA
- the lptC gene encoding LPS export ABC transporter periplasmic protein LptC, translated as MRRTRLRAGLLVVVAAALAGIGYEVSRTVGAHRARTLADLGSDFLPTVAQHIRSFRRIKVEKGRTLWEITARDAQFFDKQDEIVVREPQLTFYLADGERRAHVSGAEGRLVLDGRELRALTLRGGVTVRLDDLELETGEATYDRARDLITSPGPVRMHGRTLDVSGRGMEIDVAPQHVRLLEDVHTTVRSDAAPS; from the coding sequence ATGCGAAGGACACGGCTACGCGCCGGGCTGCTCGTCGTCGTAGCCGCCGCCCTCGCCGGGATCGGCTACGAGGTCTCGCGCACCGTCGGTGCGCACCGCGCGCGCACCCTCGCGGATCTCGGGAGCGACTTCCTCCCCACGGTCGCGCAGCACATCCGCAGCTTTCGCCGGATCAAGGTGGAGAAGGGGAGAACGTTGTGGGAGATCACGGCTCGGGACGCCCAGTTCTTCGACAAGCAGGACGAGATCGTCGTCCGCGAGCCGCAGCTGACGTTCTACCTTGCCGACGGCGAGCGGCGCGCACACGTCTCGGGGGCGGAGGGCCGGCTGGTGCTCGACGGCCGCGAGCTGCGAGCGCTCACCCTCCGCGGGGGCGTCACCGTACGGCTCGACGACCTCGAGCTCGAGACCGGCGAGGCGACCTACGACCGCGCTCGCGACCTCATCACCTCCCCGGGGCCCGTGCGGATGCACGGACGCACCCTCGACGTCAGCGGACGCGGCATGGAAATCGACGTCGCGCCGCAGCACGTGCGCCTGCTGGAGGACGTGCACACCACCGTGCGGAGCGATGCGGCACCTTCCTGA